A stretch of the Clostridium fungisolvens genome encodes the following:
- the spoVB gene encoding stage V sporulation protein B: protein MEQNSFYKNSILLTAANLTTGMLGFIFSIYLSKVLGPEGMGLYGLVMPIYNLFICLMTAGVVAAISKVSAVYSSKNDYGNLFKTIRTVAMFNLIWASIIGILVFLAAPAIGGYWVKDARTINAIQVTCPAMIFIALSNILKGYFYGSSKIVMPAFIDILEKGIRIFVIALLIYFFRVNSLSSLVTVAYISLCIGEFQSLALLFIYYKAITRKIPVIPAKKEGRAQLLFDVLVVSVPLCITGFLTSIFYTMSALIVPRRLVQAGFEYSTALSMIGKYGGMALTIVTFPLIIIQSLNTLIIPDLSQSMNKKDYYSATRRIRQVVRLVFLLGICTTIVCTLIPTSLGQMFFQRNDLGSYIKIAGFCTPISFTAATMFGILNGLSKQNAILRNSIITEIIELICLYVLTGIPSINVYGYAITAFIVSTLSLILNLYEVNKVIDINISFGEVIIYILIGILTFYLLTVLMPFLSGINLIIRNIVLIVSCFSFFIFVSLKLKLE from the coding sequence TTGGAGCAAAATAGTTTTTATAAGAATTCTATTCTTTTAACTGCAGCCAACCTAACAACTGGAATGTTAGGATTTATATTTTCAATTTATCTTTCGAAGGTATTAGGACCAGAGGGGATGGGACTTTACGGTTTAGTTATGCCTATTTACAATTTATTCATCTGCTTAATGACTGCAGGGGTTGTTGCTGCTATTTCGAAGGTTTCTGCAGTATATTCATCTAAAAATGATTACGGCAATCTATTCAAGACTATACGAACAGTTGCAATGTTCAATTTAATCTGGGCAAGCATAATAGGAATATTAGTTTTTTTAGCTGCACCTGCTATAGGTGGATATTGGGTAAAGGATGCTAGAACTATAAATGCAATACAGGTAACTTGTCCTGCAATGATTTTTATTGCATTATCTAACATATTAAAAGGATATTTTTATGGCAGTTCAAAAATAGTTATGCCTGCCTTTATAGACATATTAGAAAAGGGAATAAGGATTTTTGTTATAGCTCTTTTGATTTATTTTTTTAGAGTAAACTCTCTTTCTTCTTTAGTTACAGTTGCTTATATATCTTTATGTATAGGTGAGTTCCAAAGCTTAGCTTTATTATTTATATATTACAAAGCTATAACTAGAAAAATACCTGTAATACCAGCAAAAAAAGAAGGACGAGCCCAATTATTATTTGATGTTTTAGTAGTATCTGTTCCTCTTTGTATTACTGGATTTTTAACAAGTATATTCTATACAATGTCAGCGCTAATTGTACCAAGAAGACTTGTGCAAGCAGGCTTTGAATATAGCACTGCACTGTCTATGATAGGAAAATATGGTGGAATGGCTTTAACCATAGTAACTTTTCCTCTCATTATAATACAATCATTAAACACGCTAATTATACCTGATTTATCTCAATCTATGAACAAAAAGGACTATTATTCTGCCACCCGTAGAATAAGACAAGTTGTACGATTAGTATTTCTACTTGGTATATGCACAACAATCGTATGTACCTTAATACCAACCTCTTTAGGTCAAATGTTTTTTCAAAGAAATGATCTAGGTTCCTATATAAAAATAGCAGGATTTTGTACGCCTATCTCTTTTACAGCTGCTACCATGTTTGGTATATTAAATGGACTAAGTAAACAAAATGCCATATTAAGAAATTCTATAATCACTGAGATAATAGAACTTATATGTTTATATGTACTCACTGGTATTCCATCTATTAATGTTTATGGCTATGCAATAACAGCTTTCATAGTTTCAACCTTAAGTTTGATATTAAATCTATACGAAGTTAATAAAGTTATTGATATAAATATATCTTTTGGAGAAGTAATTATATATATATTAATTGGTATTTTAACTTTCTATCTTCTAACAGTTTTAATGCCTTTCTTATCAGGTATAAATCTAATAATAAGAAATATAGTGCTTATTGTTTCATGTTTCTCATTTTTTATATTTGTTTCCTTAAAATTAAAGTTAGAGTGA